The Solibacillus sp. FSL R7-0682 genome includes a window with the following:
- the msrB gene encoding peptide-methionine (R)-S-oxide reductase MsrB, translating to MNKEEKLKQLNEMQYYVTQQQGTEPPFRNEYHDVFEEGIYVDIVSGKPLFSSLDKFDAGCGWPSFSKPIEKQEVTEHFDTSHGMRRVEVRSKTADSHLGHVFPDGPQEQGGLRYCINSAALRFIPVAKLEEEGYGEYLNLFK from the coding sequence ATGAATAAAGAAGAAAAATTAAAACAATTAAATGAAATGCAGTACTATGTCACACAGCAACAGGGGACAGAGCCTCCATTTCGCAACGAATACCACGATGTATTTGAAGAGGGAATTTATGTAGACATCGTTTCGGGGAAGCCATTATTCAGTTCCCTTGATAAGTTTGACGCAGGTTGTGGATGGCCGTCATTTTCAAAACCAATTGAAAAGCAGGAGGTAACAGAGCATTTTGATACATCGCATGGCATGCGTCGTGTAGAGGTGCGAAGTAAAACAGCTGATTCACATTTAGGACATGTTTTTCCTGATGGGCCACAAGAACAGGGTGGTTTACGATATTGCATAAATTCAGCTGCATTGCGCTTCATTCCAGTAGCAAAGCTCGAAGAAGAGGGCTACGGCGAATACTTAAACTTGTTTAAATAA
- the msrA gene encoding peptide-methionine (S)-S-oxide reductase MsrA: MTIQKATFAGGCFWCMVKPFDTQPGILEVISGYTGGHVENPTYEQVCSETTGHLEAVQITFDSDIYPYEKLVELYWTLIDPTDADGQFYDRGESYTTAIFYHDDVQKQIAELSKAKLEASGKFNAPIAVKLLPAKPFYPAEEYHQHYYKKNPAHYNRYSIGSGRVGFIEKYWGTNS, from the coding sequence ATGACAATACAAAAAGCAACATTTGCTGGTGGCTGTTTTTGGTGTATGGTAAAACCATTTGACACACAGCCCGGCATTTTAGAGGTCATCTCAGGCTATACAGGTGGACATGTAGAAAATCCAACTTATGAGCAAGTTTGTAGTGAAACAACAGGCCATTTAGAAGCAGTACAAATCACATTTGATTCAGACATTTATCCATATGAAAAATTAGTTGAATTATACTGGACTTTAATTGATCCAACTGATGCAGATGGTCAATTTTATGATCGTGGGGAATCGTATACTACGGCGATTTTTTACCACGATGATGTACAAAAGCAAATTGCCGAACTATCGAAAGCAAAGCTAGAGGCAAGTGGAAAGTTCAATGCACCTATTGCCGTAAAGCTGTTACCTGCAAAACCTTTTTACCCAGCAGAGGAATATCATCAGCACTATTATAAAAAAAATCCGGCACATTATAACCGTTATTCTATCGGTTCAGGGCGTGTAGGATTTATTGAAAAGTATTGGGGGACAAATTCATGA
- a CDS encoding YpmS family protein, with protein sequence MNKWKVAFLLLAGTVLFFIVSIFYFATADVNQASIKEPLPLEGNILSVETTAREFEAIAKQYLIAAMDQSPLPLELVVDDKIYLYSTLTAFNVEIPIQMDFSPVVKNGNIILEQEAVHVGKWNIPPKTVLKLVEDAVDFPTWITVRPNDEEIFVDLSRINIASGSRVRAKEIDLPNDKIVLEVVIPNETK encoded by the coding sequence ATGAATAAATGGAAAGTAGCATTTTTATTATTAGCAGGCACAGTATTGTTTTTTATCGTTAGCATTTTCTATTTTGCTACGGCTGATGTCAATCAAGCATCGATAAAGGAACCGCTACCGCTAGAAGGCAATATCTTGTCTGTCGAAACGACTGCAAGAGAATTTGAGGCGATTGCCAAACAATACTTAATTGCAGCGATGGATCAATCACCGCTTCCTTTAGAACTAGTTGTGGATGATAAAATTTATTTATATAGTACGTTGACTGCATTCAATGTGGAAATTCCGATTCAGATGGATTTTAGCCCAGTCGTGAAGAATGGAAATATCATTTTAGAGCAAGAGGCAGTGCATGTAGGGAAATGGAATATTCCACCTAAAACAGTTTTAAAATTAGTTGAAGATGCCGTTGATTTCCCGACATGGATTACTGTACGTCCAAATGATGAGGAAATTTTCGTAGATTTATCTCGCATTAACATTGCAAGTGGATCACGTGTTCGGGCAAAGGAAATTGATTTGCCAAATGATAAAATTGTTTTGGAAGTAGTCATTCCAAACGAAACGAAATAG
- a CDS encoding GDSL-type esterase/lipase family protein, with protein sequence MWRYLLAIILMMFLAGCSVTIDPNEVNHQNERTSENNDQQPTPTNESELSNEEKSDGIIEMLEGVFNLDWSSRKDSKSQHIFYLALGDSLTRGVGDELREYGYTIRLQEQVKKWPMIKSVELDNRGKNGRRSDQLLSLLQKGHYDEEIAQANLVTITLGGNDVMKVVKRNLFSLKKEMFDKELPGFEQRYEEILSEIRLRNPEVPIIMIGFYNPFSIVVDEITAFDPIISEWNTVIDQVASRDNNACFVPIDDLFSSNEDMVYHVDFFHPNATGYKRITNRIIERMQTCDIEQMSDGLIGFEEWEDE encoded by the coding sequence ATGTGGCGTTACTTACTAGCAATCATTTTAATGATGTTCTTAGCAGGGTGTTCCGTAACAATTGACCCGAATGAAGTAAATCATCAAAATGAACGGACTTCTGAGAATAATGATCAGCAACCTACTCCAACAAATGAATCGGAGCTGTCGAATGAGGAAAAATCAGATGGCATAATTGAAATGTTAGAAGGGGTTTTCAATCTTGATTGGTCATCGCGAAAAGATAGTAAATCCCAACATATTTTTTATTTAGCCCTTGGTGACTCCTTAACACGTGGTGTAGGGGATGAGTTAAGAGAGTATGGTTATACAATTCGCTTGCAAGAACAAGTAAAAAAGTGGCCAATGATTAAATCGGTTGAACTGGATAATCGAGGGAAAAATGGACGTAGAAGTGATCAACTTTTATCACTTCTTCAAAAAGGACATTATGATGAGGAAATTGCCCAAGCAAATTTAGTAACAATTACACTTGGCGGAAATGATGTCATGAAGGTCGTGAAGCGAAATTTATTTTCGTTAAAGAAAGAAATGTTTGATAAAGAATTACCGGGGTTTGAACAAAGGTATGAGGAGATACTTTCGGAAATTCGCTTAAGAAACCCAGAAGTACCGATAATAATGATAGGGTTTTATAATCCATTTTCAATCGTGGTGGATGAAATAACGGCGTTTGATCCCATTATTTCGGAATGGAATACTGTGATTGATCAAGTGGCTAGTCGTGATAATAATGCTTGCTTTGTTCCTATAGATGATTTATTTTCTTCCAATGAGGATATGGTATATCATGTAGACTTCTTTCATCCGAATGCAACAGGTTACAAGCGCATAACGAATCGAATTATTGAAAGGATGCAAACATGTGATATTGAGCAGATGTCAGATGGTTTAATTGGTTTTGAGGAGTGGGAAGATGAATAA